CGCCGAAGGGATCGCTTCGGTCTCTCCCGGCATCCCGGTCATTCCGATCAGCGCCGTGAGCGGAGAGGGTGTCGACCGGCTTGACCCGTACCTCCCGCCGGGGACAACGGTCGCCCTCATCGGTTCGTCGGGCGTCGGCAAGTCCACCCTGATCAACCGGCTCATGGGCTGTCCGGTGCAGGAGACCTCGCACACCCGGGACTATGACGACAGAGGGCGGCACACCACGACCGTCCGCCAGCTCTTCGTCCTGGAAGGCGGGGCGCTCATGATAGACAACCCCGGTCTGCGGGAGGTCGGCATCGGTACGGCAGCTGCCGGTATTGCCGATACATTCCCCGATATTCTTGAACGTGCGGAGGGCTGCCGGTTCTCGGACTGCCGGCACGAGCAGGAGCCGGGCTGTGCGGTGCAGGCGGCCGTGAGGGACGGGACCCTCTCCGCAGCACGGCTGGAGAGTTTCCACCGGCTCATGCGGGAGCTCGAATTCGAACGGGATAAAGCGGAGATCGGGCTGGCGAGGCTAGAGAAGAAGCGCTGGAAAGCAATCGGAAAAGAGGCGCGGGATATCTGGAAGATAAAAGGGAAGTAACGGCTCCGTAGAAACCCTCGCGGGAAAGTACTTCCTGAAGTGATAGGGGAAAAATTCTGTTCAGAAGTGCCTGGTCCGGGGGGGCTGCCGCTCGAAAAACTACGTTTTTCTCGACTCCCGTCGGTCGCCCTCCCAATCCCCCTGCCATTAAGATAGGGGCAGGGATGGCCTCCTCCCCCAGGACTCCTACCCTTTCTTCCCGGGACCAATCCTGAGAGGGGGTCCGGGGGCTGCGACCGAAGGGAGCATGAGAAGACCATCAGGTCTTCGAGTGTAGTCCCCCGGCGAACGGGAAGGCAGAGGATCAGCACGCACTATCAACCGATGGAGGAGCATTTCTACAGAGCCGAAGTAACGGCGATCCGGTGCAGCACCGACTGCAAATCGGACCCGGCATCTCCCGGCGGGAAAGGAGGGCCTGTCCGGGTTGCCGACTGCACCCCGTATGGCCAGGATACGATCACGCACCCTCACTCTGTCGGGATCAACCCCTCCCCCTCCACCACCTGGTGCCTCTCATAGTTCCGCCGCACCGCCCCCTCGGCCGAGTTCGCATAGCAGGAGAGGCAGAGGTGGGGGCATGTCGAGTAGGCGCCGATGTCCTTGCTCCGGATGCAGCCGCAGCTCTCCCTCTGCCCTCTGTCCTTCAGGCTTTTTGTGGGGACAATCCCCCCGAAGAGGTCGCGCTGCGGCGGCGGGCCCAGGAACGCCGTCAACTCTTTATCCTCGGGAAAGAGACGCCTGAGGAGGCGGGCGTCGATGCACCTGTTCTTCGCGACCTCGTACGCGGAGAGGTCCATCTCTTCGGCACAGGTGGCGAGGGCAAGGCCCCAGTCCCTGTTCAGTGCGGCGAGGCCCTCCGCGAAGGCCCGCATCTCCTCAGGCCGAAACTCGCGGTAGCTCCCGCCGAGACGCCGCCGCACCGCACGGTAGGCGTCGATGTCGGCAAAGCTGAAGACCAGGCGTTCTGTCGAGGCGTGGACGCGGTCCCCCACCCCCTTCACCCGTGCAAGGAGTCTCTCGACGGTGAGGTCGTCGGAGAGGAGGAGGGGGTCGAAACGCCAGATCACGCGTTCCTTCCCCACCCTCTTCGCAAGCGCCCGGAAGGTCTCGACACGCTCGTCGAGAGGGGGCAGGCCGGGTTCGAGCCCCTCCCTCTCGTCGTCGTTGAGGGTGTACTGGACGTAATAGTGGTACCCCATCCTCTCGATCTCGTCGAGGCAAGGCATCAGGGGGGCCGGGTCCTTCGTCCAGAAGACGAACACCCGCGTCTTTTCAAAGGAGACCTTCCGGGAGAAGTTCCTGTTGAAGGGGTTCGTCCAGACCGCATAGCCGGCCCGCAGCCTGTTCATGAGCCACTCGTTATAGAATGCCGGGATGTCCGTCGCCCGGCTTGCCGAGATGATCACGGGGCGTTACCGTCTTCATGCCGTCGCGAAAAAAGAGTGGAGCCTGATCTCAGAAATATGTCCCTGTCTTCTCGAACGCCTCCCTGCGGTCGTGCGCCATCTGGTACAACTGCTCTTCCACCTCCCGGTCGCCGAGGACATACCCCTTCCAGACATCGGTGTTCGGGTCCTCGGGCACAACGATGATCCCCTTCTGCTCCGAGACCCGGTCAAGGATGAAAGCCGCCGCTTTCCCGACAGGATAGGCGTCGTCCGGGACCCGCAGGTCGCCGTGGGTTTTGCCGTCGATGCTCTTGTTGAAGATCGCGGTCGCGATATTGGCCGGGCAGATGGTCGAGAAGTGGATCCCCTTCTCTGCAAACTCGTATTTCAGGCACTCGGTCATGCCGGTCACCCCGAACTTCGTGAGAGAGTA
This window of the Methanofollis ethanolicus genome carries:
- the rsgA gene encoding ribosome small subunit-dependent GTPase A; the encoded protein is MLKDLGWTEEHDMAFSKYTGPYVPGRVACRQKTVWDVLVDGGSVTAGISGALRKLGRFPAVGDFVVVLDQPEAGTSTIVDILPQKTLFARGTSGRESTDQVIAANIDTVFIVTAAGHDLNARRIERYLAIAHASGARPVIVVNKSDLADDPASLAEGIASVSPGIPVIPISAVSGEGVDRLDPYLPPGTTVALIGSSGVGKSTLINRLMGCPVQETSHTRDYDDRGRHTTTVRQLFVLEGGALMIDNPGLREVGIGTAAAGIADTFPDILERAEGCRFSDCRHEQEPGCAVQAAVRDGTLSAARLESFHRLMRELEFERDKAEIGLARLEKKRWKAIGKEARDIWKIKGK
- a CDS encoding DUF1848 domain-containing protein; the encoded protein is MIISASRATDIPAFYNEWLMNRLRAGYAVWTNPFNRNFSRKVSFEKTRVFVFWTKDPAPLMPCLDEIERMGYHYYVQYTLNDDEREGLEPGLPPLDERVETFRALAKRVGKERVIWRFDPLLLSDDLTVERLLARVKGVGDRVHASTERLVFSFADIDAYRAVRRRLGGSYREFRPEEMRAFAEGLAALNRDWGLALATCAEEMDLSAYEVAKNRCIDARLLRRLFPEDKELTAFLGPPPQRDLFGGIVPTKSLKDRGQRESCGCIRSKDIGAYSTCPHLCLSCYANSAEGAVRRNYERHQVVEGEGLIPTE